The genomic DNA GGGCCTTCGTGTGTTTTTCCCTGACTAGCCAATGTAACCTCTTTGTTGTATTCAGGCTTATTAATGTGGAAAACTTCACCAAATTTGGAACGTTCTTGTAGTTTACGAATTTCatttaatcttttcatcttATATGCTGCTAAAAAatcctcatcttcatcatcttctagTTCTTCCAAGTCAGATAGGTCTTTGTCCTCCAATCTGTTTTCATGTTGTTTAGCAAGTGCTTCTTCTAATGCTTCTTCGAGTTCTGCTGTGGGTGAGGGTGCACGCTCAGGTATCACACCTTTGGCTCTTAAGATATCATTCCATTCGCTATCTTCAGATTCGTCCACCTGGACCTGAAACATTGGCTCGTTTTGCATTGCGGCGCCTGGATTTGGTGCTTTGTTAATTATTTAGTGTCGTTGGCTCGAGCGTTGCGATTTATGCTTTACTGATCACTTTCTGCACGATATATaaccatttctttttcatagCGGATTTTGCTCTACTTTTTtcacaattttttttttcagcgaTATTAATACAATGGAAAAGTTAAGTTTATCAGTATAATATTCGTTCCTTTTAAGGCGACAGGATGTGGAGGCGTAAAGTACTACTTTCATTTCGAATTAGTGTGTCATAGCAAATCAGAGCGGCGGCAAGATTTAAAGCTACACAAGTGTTCACGAAATCATTAATAGACGAAAATGACTAAGGAAATACCATATTATTCCGATAACGACGATAATAACATCATTAGACTATTCATCATTAGACATGGACAAACAGAGCATAacgtgaaaaaaatactacaaGGTCACAAAGATACCTCGATTAACCCGACTGGGGAAGAACAAGCCACTAAACTAGGACATTATTTACATTCAAGAGGTATTCACTTTGATAAGGTTGTGAGTAGTGATTTAAAAAGATGTAGGCAAACGACATCTTTAGTTTTAAAACATTCCAAACAAGATGATGTGCCTACATCCTACACTTCAGGTTTAAGAGAGCGTTATATGGGTGTTATCGAAGGTATGCAGATCACTGAGGCCGAAAAGTATGCTGATAAGCATGGTGAGGGTTCCTTTAGAAATTTCGGTGAAAAAACTGACGATTTTGTTGCCAGGTTAACTGGTTGTATTGAAGAGCAGGTTGCCAAAGCGTCGGATGAAGGTGCAAAGAACCTAGCGCTAGTGAGTCATGGTGGTGCTATTAGGATGATATTGCAATGgttaaaatatgaaaacAAGCATGCCCATAAgattattgttttcaacaCCTCCGTCACTATAGTTGACTATATTAAAGATTCTAAACGATTCGTCATCAGACGTGTTGGTAACACCCAACATCTTGGTGATGGCGAATTTGTCGTAAGCGATTTGAGATTACGTTAAGCACCGTTCGTTTATTTACTATTTGAAACTTCTGTCGTTATTCTAACTGGCTCGTAGTTCAGGTAATGATAGAAATTTCGCATACGTGTCTTCTGTTCTAAAACATATAGTTCGTAGGAGTTTATCTGAATGTAGATGTTTATAAATTGTAAGggtttttatttttattcattttttgatatacTTTTTCACACAAGATGAATGACGCGTTAggtttttaaaagaaaattggcGTCTCAATAAGTAGTAAGAACGATTTTAGCAAATGTAGAGCAAGA from Saccharomyces eubayanus strain FM1318 chromosome VIII, whole genome shotgun sequence includes the following:
- a CDS encoding phosphoglycerate mutase; its protein translation is MTKEIPYYSDNDDNNIIRLFIIRHGQTEHNVKKILQGHKDTSINPTGEEQATKLGHYLHSRGIHFDKVVSSDLKRCRQTTSLVLKHSKQDDVPTSYTSGLRERYMGVIEGMQITEAEKYADKHGEGSFRNFGEKTDDFVARLTGCIEEQVAKASDEGAKNLALVSHGGAIRMILQWLKYENKHAHKIIVFNTSVTIVDYIKDSKRFVIRRVGNTQHLGDGEFVVSDLRLR